The Clostridium sp. AWRP genome has a window encoding:
- a CDS encoding TaqI-like C-terminal specificity domain-containing protein, whose amino-acid sequence MNSFIEDIEEIYNFIKKNIDVEEKIHFIETYKQNANMKKEISFSEEYYKQKIMNRKNGVVYTPPEMAAFMVKNLINANDVIENPFIKVVDPSCGSGNLICKCFLYLNQIFIKNIEVINSKNNLNLKLEDISCHIVHNNLFGFDVDETAIKVLKIDLFLISSQFSEKNFQVKDFLVENIDIKFDVFIGNPPYIGHKSVDSSYSYILRKIYGSIYRGKGDISYCFFQKSLKCLKEGGKLVFVTSRYFCESCSGKELRKFLIENTTIYKIIDFYGIRPFKRIGIDPMIIFLVRTKNWNNNIEVIRPNKSEKDKFVDSLFLDKSERYKKFFISQRSINSNGWVFVDEVEKNIIDKIKAKSEFILKDICHSYQGIITGCDRAFIVDRDTINSRKIELRLIKPWVKSSHIRKNEVIRGKKFIIYSNLIQNEIESPNAIKYIEQYKKKLMKRRECKKGTRKWYELQWGRKPEIFEEKKIVFPYKSCDNRFAIDKGSYFSADIYSLVLKKDVPFTYEILLNILNSSLYEFYFKTFGKKLGENLYEYYPNNVMKLYIPSIDFRGENNVEKRLCDFFGLTDKEIELVEKIKDNC is encoded by the coding sequence ATGAACAGTTTTATTGAAGATATTGAAGAAATTTACAATTTTATTAAAAAAAATATAGATGTAGAAGAGAAGATTCATTTTATAGAAACATATAAGCAGAATGCTAATATGAAGAAAGAAATTAGCTTTTCAGAAGAATATTATAAACAGAAAATTATGAATAGGAAAAACGGAGTAGTGTATACTCCTCCGGAAATGGCAGCATTTATGGTTAAAAACTTGATAAATGCCAATGATGTAATTGAAAATCCATTTATAAAAGTAGTAGATCCTTCCTGTGGATCTGGAAATTTAATTTGTAAGTGCTTTCTATACTTAAATCAAATATTCATTAAAAATATTGAAGTTATAAATAGTAAAAACAATTTAAATTTGAAATTAGAAGATATAAGTTGCCATATAGTACATAACAATCTATTTGGATTCGATGTAGATGAAACTGCAATAAAAGTTTTAAAAATAGACTTATTTTTGATTAGCAGTCAGTTTAGTGAAAAAAATTTTCAAGTAAAGGATTTTCTAGTGGAAAATATAGATATAAAATTTGATGTGTTTATAGGAAATCCCCCATATATAGGACATAAATCTGTAGATTCCAGTTATTCATATATTTTAAGAAAAATATATGGAAGTATATATAGAGGTAAAGGAGACATATCTTACTGCTTTTTTCAAAAATCATTAAAATGCTTAAAAGAGGGAGGAAAATTAGTTTTTGTTACTTCCAGGTATTTTTGTGAATCTTGCAGCGGAAAAGAACTTAGAAAGTTTTTAATTGAAAATACCACTATTTATAAAATTATAGATTTTTATGGTATAAGACCTTTTAAAAGAATAGGTATAGATCCAATGATAATATTTTTAGTAAGAACAAAAAATTGGAACAATAATATAGAAGTCATAAGACCTAATAAAAGTGAAAAAGATAAATTCGTTGATTCTTTGTTTTTAGATAAATCTGAGAGATACAAAAAATTTTTTATATCTCAAAGGTCCATAAACAGTAATGGATGGGTATTTGTTGATGAAGTTGAGAAAAATATAATAGATAAAATAAAAGCAAAAAGTGAATTCATTTTAAAGGATATATGTCACAGTTATCAGGGTATAATAACGGGATGTGATAGGGCTTTTATAGTTGATAGAGACACAATAAATAGTAGAAAAATTGAATTAAGGTTGATAAAACCATGGGTGAAAAGCAGCCATATACGAAAAAACGAGGTAATTAGAGGTAAAAAATTTATTATATACTCAAATTTAATACAAAATGAGATAGAAAGTCCTAATGCTATAAAGTATATAGAGCAGTACAAAAAAAAGCTTATGAAGAGAAGAGAATGTAAAAAGGGAACGAGAAAGTGGTATGAGCTTCAATGGGGGAGAAAACCGGAAATTTTTGAAGAAAAGAAAATTGTATTCCCATATAAATCTTGTGATAATAGATTTGCTATTGATAAGGGAAGCTATTTTAGTGCAGATATATATTCTTTAGTATTAAAAAAAGATGTACCTTTTACGTATGAAATACTTTTAAATATATTAAACAGTTCTTTGTATGAATTTTACTTTAAGACCTTCGGGAAAAAATTAGGAGAAAATCTATATGAGTATTATCCTAATAATGTGATGAAATTGTATATTCCTTCTATTGATTTTAGAGGAGAAAATAATGTAGAAAAAAGGTTGTGTGATTTTTTTGGGCTGACAGATAAGGAGATTGAGCTTGTAGAAAAAATAAAAGATAATTGCTGA
- the spoIIAA gene encoding anti-sigma F factor antagonist translates to MNLEFNVKDNKLIVYMRGELDHHSAEEVRNKIDDRLDRDGLNKLIMDFSGVSFMDSSGIGVVIGRYKKLNSADGSVCIVGAINSVKRVFELSGMFKIIGLYDSVAEALQNI, encoded by the coding sequence ATGAATTTAGAATTTAATGTAAAGGACAATAAACTTATAGTTTATATGAGAGGAGAACTAGATCATCATAGTGCAGAAGAAGTGAGAAATAAAATAGATGATAGATTGGACAGAGATGGTTTAAACAAATTGATAATGGACTTCTCAGGAGTAAGTTTTATGGATAGCTCTGGAATAGGAGTGGTAATAGGAAGGTATAAAAAACTAAATTCTGCAGATGGCAGCGTATGTATTGTAGGTGCAATCAATTCAGTAAAAAGAGTATTTGAACTTTCAGGTATGTTTAAAATTATAGGACTTTATGACAGCGTTGCGGAAGCACTTCAGAATATTTAA
- a CDS encoding Rrf2 family transcriptional regulator, which yields MKITQESDYGFRVVLYLSNLGYGKKIEAKTIAKDQNVPLRFLLKLLRKLTQAGIVKSFRGVNGGYALNRMPEDVTLRNIIEAIDGPIYLNRCLYDTEHCNAHKKGHCGVHNALSKVQSTLINELESINFKDIMEDKI from the coding sequence ATGAAAATTACACAGGAATCAGATTATGGATTTAGAGTTGTACTTTACTTGTCAAATTTGGGGTACGGTAAAAAAATTGAAGCCAAGACTATAGCTAAAGATCAAAATGTGCCTCTAAGATTTCTTCTTAAACTTTTAAGGAAACTGACTCAAGCGGGTATAGTAAAATCTTTCAGAGGAGTTAATGGAGGCTATGCTTTAAATCGTATGCCTGAAGATGTTACTTTAAGAAATATTATTGAAGCTATAGATGGGCCTATTTACTTAAACAGATGCCTATACGATACAGAACATTGCAATGCCCATAAAAAAGGACACTGTGGTGTGCACAATGCTCTTTCAAAGGTACAGAGTACTCTAATTAACGAACTAGAGAGTATTAATTTCAAAGATATAATGGAAGATAAAATTTAA
- the spoIIAB gene encoding anti-sigma F factor: protein MYDNNMKIEFISKSQNESFARVSVAAFVSQLDPTVEELADVKTAVSEAVTNSIIHGYENKEGVVKIQAFIKEKELILIVEDQGVGIENIELARQPLYTSRPDLERSGMGFTVMETFMDSLKVESEKNKGTRLTMKKVFNSLS from the coding sequence ATGTACGATAACAATATGAAAATAGAGTTTATTAGTAAATCACAAAATGAAAGCTTTGCCAGAGTCTCAGTAGCAGCTTTTGTGTCACAACTTGATCCTACAGTGGAGGAATTGGCAGATGTAAAAACTGCAGTTTCAGAGGCAGTTACAAACTCTATTATTCATGGCTATGAAAATAAGGAAGGTGTAGTTAAAATTCAGGCCTTTATTAAAGAAAAAGAACTTATATTGATAGTAGAAGACCAAGGTGTAGGTATAGAAAATATAGAACTTGCTAGACAACCCCTTTATACTTCAAGACCTGATCTTGAGAGATCAGGCATGGGATTTACTGTAATGGAAACTTTTATGGACTCCCTTAAAGTAGAATCTGAAAAAAACAAAGGGACAAGATTAACTATGAAAAAAGTTTTTAATTCATTAAGTTAG
- the sigF gene encoding RNA polymerase sporulation sigma factor SigF, protein MSEETAKKLKYSYNDNLELIKYAKKGDKEALNKLVELNLPLVASISKKFLNRGYEYEDIFQIGCMGLMKAVNNFNEEYNVKFSTYAVPMILGEIKRFLRDDGMIKVSRSVKNTAKKIHYDREALTKKLNREPTIQELAEYSGVEVEELIFATESASSLQYLYDTIHQDDGSPVLLIDKISENPKEDVEMVDKIALKEALNNLDVKSRQIIMLRYFKDKTQVQVAKMLGINQVQVSRIEKKVLKTMREILTG, encoded by the coding sequence ATGAGTGAGGAAACAGCAAAAAAATTAAAATATAGTTATAATGATAATTTGGAATTGATTAAATATGCAAAAAAAGGAGATAAAGAAGCCCTGAATAAATTGGTAGAATTGAATTTACCATTAGTGGCATCTATAAGTAAAAAATTTCTAAATAGGGGATACGAGTATGAAGATATATTTCAAATAGGTTGTATGGGACTTATGAAAGCGGTAAATAATTTCAATGAAGAATACAATGTAAAATTTTCTACATATGCTGTACCCATGATATTAGGGGAAATAAAGCGCTTCTTAAGGGATGACGGAATGATAAAAGTAAGTCGAAGTGTAAAAAATACTGCAAAAAAAATCCACTATGACAGAGAAGCACTTACTAAAAAATTAAATAGAGAACCTACAATACAAGAATTAGCAGAGTATTCTGGAGTAGAAGTAGAAGAACTGATTTTTGCCACAGAATCTGCTAGCAGTTTGCAGTATTTGTATGATACTATACATCAAGATGATGGTTCACCAGTGCTTTTGATAGATAAGATAAGTGAAAATCCAAAGGAAGATGTAGAGATGGTGGATAAAATTGCACTTAAAGAAGCTTTGAACAATTTAGATGTGAAATCGAGACAAATTATAATGCTGAGATATTTTAAAGATAAAACTCAGGTACAGGTAGCAAAGATGCTAGGTATAAATCAAGTACAGGTTTCTAGAATTGAAAAAAAAGTGTTAAAAACTATGAGAGAAATTTTAACAGGTTAA
- a CDS encoding glycosyltransferase — protein sequence MKDMKVLQVISGNDVGGGGNYVLNLSFYSKDKFHSIIGTIGGGGLYDKSKSMNIDTVKFKRAATYDRYLIDYVKENRIDIVNFHGAKAFFMHYFLKNKIGVPTVATVHSDYRRDFLNNRIKYLFFTPLSALGLSSFKQYICVSDYIKRLLDKQKFIGEKFVVNSGMDFNNRVIKESRESIRARYNILENDFVYVNVARCHPIKNQLSLIEAFNMLKKQVKDVKLIIVGDGPMEETLRQKVAQLHLENRVIFTGYKPNALDFANAGEVGILTSFSEGGAPPMTLLESVAVKKYFIAPDVGDIGKVLGDNLISLINPNSIEDIYKKMREIYEERNEIHLKGEKLYDAVVKKFSIDSFCTKYYNAYTKILSEK from the coding sequence GTGAAAGATATGAAGGTACTGCAGGTTATATCAGGAAATGATGTAGGCGGCGGTGGAAATTATGTGTTGAATTTGAGTTTTTATTCAAAGGACAAATTCCATTCAATTATAGGTACAATAGGCGGTGGAGGCCTTTATGATAAAAGTAAAAGTATGAATATAGATACAGTAAAGTTTAAAAGAGCTGCTACCTATGATAGATACTTAATAGATTATGTAAAAGAAAATCGTATTGATATTGTAAATTTTCATGGGGCAAAAGCATTTTTTATGCACTATTTTTTAAAAAATAAAATAGGTGTTCCTACAGTAGCTACAGTACATAGTGATTATAGAAGAGATTTTTTAAATAATAGGATTAAATACCTGTTTTTCACTCCACTTAGTGCACTAGGCTTAAGCAGCTTTAAACAATATATATGTGTATCAGATTATATAAAAAGATTGTTGGATAAGCAAAAATTTATAGGAGAGAAATTTGTAGTAAATAGCGGAATGGATTTTAATAATAGAGTTATAAAGGAAAGTAGAGAAAGTATACGAGCAAGATACAATATCTTAGAAAATGATTTTGTATATGTAAATGTAGCAAGGTGCCATCCCATAAAAAATCAGTTATCCCTCATAGAGGCATTTAATATGCTGAAAAAGCAAGTTAAAGACGTAAAGCTTATAATAGTTGGAGATGGGCCTATGGAAGAAACTCTGAGACAAAAAGTGGCACAGCTTCATTTAGAGAATAGAGTAATATTTACAGGCTATAAACCCAATGCATTGGATTTTGCAAATGCAGGTGAAGTAGGAATTTTAACTTCCTTTAGTGAAGGTGGGGCACCTCCTATGACTTTGCTTGAAAGTGTAGCAGTGAAAAAATATTTCATAGCGCCAGATGTAGGGGACATAGGGAAAGTTTTAGGTGATAATTTAATTTCATTAATAAATCCTAATTCCATAGAAGATATATACAAAAAAATGAGAGAAATTTATGAGGAAAGAAATGAGATACATCTAAAAGGTGAAAAATTATATGATGCTGTAGTTAAGAAGTTTTCCATAGATAGTTTTTGCACAAAATATTACAATGCTTATACTAAAATACTTTCAGAAAAATAG
- the murJ gene encoding murein biosynthesis integral membrane protein MurJ, with product MAEKKLIKSSIIVMLFIIGGKVLALVRDSLIAAKFGATYVTDIYNFALGMVYLLTTISYGLTTTFIPLNSEHIENSTISERNKFVNNVINIASLFTIVLTAVLIIFSKQIIYVFGHGFTSNSVIFAQSVQIIRIMFLSLIFVTLGSVVTGVLQSHKRFYEPAAMAFVSNLVYIVYLVFLTSKYGIKGFAVATVIGFFAQFVINLPRYRKLKYRYKFILDFKNNDVHQMFKLMIPIVISTSVVQLNLFVNRCFANNIYFGAVTVLDYSNKVSTLAYEVFAIGIAMIVYPTLSELAVKKDVVKYKKSLISAINTIMIIMIPASVAIGVLRDPLINLIFRRGAFTAQAANLTSSALLFYCPAMIAYGVRDILNKAFYSVKDAKTPMSNSFVGIIINIIINIIIIKYMKVSGLALATTISAVITTLLMMWNLNKKLEGMNIRKLVLSFAKIVCSSAIMGIVIYVINNFCMNKISSIMQQSMISIFISFVFGSVVYFICLYFTGLEEYRNLINGLKNKITG from the coding sequence ATGGCAGAAAAGAAATTAATAAAAAGTTCCATTATAGTAATGCTTTTTATAATTGGCGGAAAAGTTTTGGCACTTGTAAGGGATTCCCTTATAGCTGCAAAATTTGGGGCTACTTATGTTACAGATATATATAATTTTGCATTGGGTATGGTATACCTTTTAACTACTATAAGTTACGGACTTACTACTACTTTTATACCGCTTAATTCGGAACATATCGAAAATAGCACTATAAGTGAGAGAAATAAATTTGTAAACAATGTAATAAACATAGCTTCCCTTTTTACAATAGTTCTCACAGCTGTACTCATAATATTTTCAAAACAGATAATATATGTTTTTGGACATGGTTTTACCTCCAACAGTGTAATATTTGCTCAGTCTGTTCAAATAATAAGGATAATGTTTTTATCACTTATATTTGTAACTTTAGGGAGTGTGGTTACAGGAGTGCTTCAGTCCCATAAAAGGTTTTATGAACCTGCTGCTATGGCATTTGTATCTAACTTAGTTTATATAGTGTATTTAGTGTTCCTAACTTCTAAATATGGTATAAAGGGATTTGCAGTAGCTACAGTAATAGGATTTTTCGCTCAATTTGTAATAAATTTGCCAAGGTATAGGAAACTTAAGTATAGATATAAATTTATATTGGACTTTAAAAATAATGATGTACATCAGATGTTTAAGCTAATGATCCCCATAGTTATAAGTACCTCAGTAGTTCAATTAAACTTGTTTGTAAATAGATGTTTTGCAAATAATATATATTTTGGAGCAGTTACAGTTCTGGATTATTCAAATAAAGTAAGTACTTTAGCTTATGAAGTTTTTGCCATAGGTATAGCTATGATTGTATATCCTACTTTATCTGAACTAGCAGTTAAAAAGGATGTTGTGAAGTATAAGAAATCCCTTATAAGTGCTATAAATACTATAATGATAATAATGATACCTGCCTCAGTGGCTATAGGAGTTTTAAGAGATCCACTTATAAACTTAATTTTTAGGAGAGGGGCATTTACAGCACAAGCTGCAAATTTAACTTCAAGTGCATTATTATTTTACTGCCCTGCAATGATTGCATATGGAGTAAGGGATATTTTAAATAAAGCATTTTATTCTGTTAAAGATGCAAAAACCCCTATGTCAAACAGTTTTGTGGGCATAATTATAAATATAATTATAAATATAATTATAATAAAATATATGAAGGTTTCAGGGCTTGCTTTAGCTACAACTATCTCTGCAGTTATTACTACCTTACTTATGATGTGGAACTTGAATAAAAAATTAGAAGGAATGAATATTAGAAAACTTGTTTTAAGTTTTGCTAAAATAGTTTGTTCTTCTGCTATTATGGGAATAGTTATATATGTTATAAATAATTTCTGTATGAATAAGATTTCATCTATTATGCAGCAAAGTATGATTTCAATTTTCATATCTTTTGTATTTGGCAGTGTAGTTTACTTTATATGTTTGTATTTTACTGGATTAGAAGAGTATAGGAACCTAATAAATGGACTTAAAAATAAAATTACAGGATAG
- a CDS encoding sugar transferase, giving the protein MQTEDIKIDVDKDIKSKAFQLFLKRIADFILSLVGIIILSVVFVILAIWIKLDSKGPAIFKQVRVGKDGKNFTIYKFRTMVVNAEKKRELDIDPGDLENFVFQSKNDNRVTKSGAFLRKTSLDEIPQLFNVFIGNMSLVGPRPEIPDVVKFYPDSYKQRLLVTPGITGLAQVSGRGEIELGKTVYYDLMYIKKFSLWMDIKILLRTVSSVFKSEGAF; this is encoded by the coding sequence ATGCAGACAGAAGATATAAAAATAGATGTGGATAAAGATATAAAAAGTAAAGCCTTTCAATTATTTCTCAAGAGAATAGCTGATTTTATATTATCTCTTGTAGGAATAATTATACTTAGCGTAGTATTTGTAATATTGGCTATATGGATTAAATTGGATTCGAAGGGCCCTGCTATTTTCAAACAAGTTAGAGTAGGTAAGGATGGAAAGAATTTTACCATATATAAATTTAGAACTATGGTAGTAAATGCGGAAAAAAAGAGAGAATTAGACATTGATCCCGGTGACTTAGAAAATTTTGTATTTCAAAGTAAGAACGATAATAGAGTGACTAAATCAGGAGCTTTTTTAAGAAAAACAAGTTTGGATGAAATTCCACAACTTTTTAATGTATTTATTGGAAATATGAGCTTGGTTGGGCCAAGACCTGAAATACCAGATGTAGTTAAATTCTATCCTGATTCGTATAAACAAAGATTGCTTGTAACACCAGGAATAACTGGATTGGCACAAGTAAGCGGAAGAGGAGAAATAGAACTGGGAAAGACCGTATATTATGATTTGATGTATATAAAAAAGTTTTCGCTGTGGATGGATATAAAAATTTTACTAAGGACGGTCTCATCTGTATTTAAAAGTGAAGGTGCATTTTAA
- the pdaA gene encoding delta-lactam-biosynthetic de-N-acetylase — protein sequence MNKKFVSIFLLCTIFLCPYSVKGYQVGKTTLTNTKNVTTLDDNNASSRLKNLNTQNLDRREKNWFFKPNNSGMPSEEPADILKLLNKYSGYYLGDTSKKILYLTFDEGYENGYTSKILDILKSNNVKAAFFVTTPYIKDNAELVKRMVNEGHLVCNHSEKHPSMADAAKDPIRFEREFTVTENTYKEITGKEMPKFFRPPMGKYSELSLFYTKQLGYKTIFWSFAYNDWNRQKQPSPVEAKKMINRRTHNGAIILLHAVSKTNSEILDSLIKDWKNKGYVLEGLDKLH from the coding sequence TTGAATAAAAAATTTGTGTCTATATTTCTCCTATGTACAATTTTTCTATGTCCTTATAGTGTTAAAGGTTACCAGGTAGGAAAAACTACTTTAACAAATACAAAAAACGTAACTACTCTAGATGATAATAATGCTTCTTCTAGGTTAAAAAATCTAAATACTCAAAACTTAGATAGAAGAGAAAAAAATTGGTTTTTTAAGCCTAATAATTCTGGTATGCCTTCAGAGGAACCTGCAGATATACTAAAACTCTTAAACAAATACTCTGGATATTATTTAGGAGATACCTCAAAGAAAATACTTTATCTTACTTTTGACGAAGGTTATGAAAATGGATATACTTCTAAGATATTAGATATATTAAAATCCAACAATGTTAAAGCCGCTTTCTTTGTTACTACCCCTTATATAAAAGACAATGCGGAACTTGTAAAAAGAATGGTAAATGAAGGTCATCTAGTGTGCAATCATTCAGAAAAACATCCTTCAATGGCAGATGCTGCAAAAGATCCTATAAGATTTGAAAGGGAATTTACAGTAACAGAAAATACTTATAAAGAAATTACAGGTAAAGAAATGCCTAAATTCTTTAGGCCTCCTATGGGAAAATACAGTGAATTATCCTTATTTTATACCAAGCAATTAGGATATAAAACCATATTTTGGAGTTTTGCCTACAATGATTGGAATAGACAAAAACAGCCTTCACCTGTGGAAGCAAAAAAAATGATAAATCGCAGGACTCATAATGGAGCCATTATTTTACTTCACGCAGTGTCAAAGACAAATTCTGAAATACTGGATTCACTTATAAAAGACTGGAAAAATAAAGGTTATGTTTTAGAGGGTTTGGATAAATTACATTAA
- a CDS encoding WecB/TagA/CpsF family glycosyltransferase: protein MFTRLLKYNVFNGSKMELMEYIEKFSKVNIVSGNPEVLYNGLKDNLLLTSFTASRSVIIPDGIGTLLASKMVKVPIKEKIAGIEIMEDVIKKCSMENKSIYLLGAKQEILEECKENLKRKYPKINIAGSHNGYFDLENCEDIVCDIKKSNAYALFVAMGAPKQDIFIARNMDILPCRVYMGVGGSFDVLAGKTKRAPKWMIELGLEWLYRVCKEPYRIKRLSSIPKFLLKVAEYNKK, encoded by the coding sequence ATGTTTACAAGATTGTTAAAATATAATGTGTTTAATGGAAGTAAGATGGAGCTTATGGAGTATATAGAAAAGTTTTCTAAAGTAAACATAGTTTCTGGTAATCCAGAAGTACTCTATAATGGGCTTAAGGATAATTTATTGTTGACTAGTTTTACAGCAAGTAGAAGTGTAATAATTCCAGATGGAATTGGAACACTTTTGGCTTCGAAAATGGTGAAAGTGCCTATAAAAGAAAAAATAGCAGGTATAGAAATAATGGAAGATGTAATAAAAAAATGTAGTATGGAAAATAAATCTATATATCTTTTAGGTGCTAAACAGGAAATACTTGAAGAATGCAAAGAAAATCTAAAACGAAAATACCCTAAGATTAACATAGCCGGAAGCCATAATGGATATTTTGATCTAGAAAATTGCGAAGATATAGTGTGTGATATAAAGAAAAGCAATGCTTATGCACTTTTTGTAGCTATGGGTGCTCCCAAACAGGATATATTTATAGCAAGAAATATGGACATACTTCCATGTAGAGTGTATATGGGTGTAGGAGGAAGTTTTGATGTTTTGGCGGGAAAAACTAAAAGGGCTCCAAAATGGATGATAGAACTAGGACTTGAATGGTTATACAGAGTTTGCAAGGAACCTTATAGAATAAAGAGACTTTCTTCTATACCCAAATTTTTATTAAAGGTTGCAGAATATAATAAAAAGTAA
- a CDS encoding acyltransferase — MDVIRALAIVAVIVLHVSATILYRSTPYSTTYNANFILNQFSRFCVPAFIIISGMGLTISYKEGCGYFKFIIRRFLKIVPQYIVWCLLYIIIITKDFNIHTDLNNIVYGNVFYHFYFVPLIIEFYIIFPFIYKFMEKKWWLLLSFLMTSFFIVYTYYFKIVTPDQWFWNKKNLFYWIFYFSLGGYMGKNLDNISQKLKEIRPIVCVMFLLSIFTLLYSFITGNQYGKSIDYITTFQRPSVIFYSTFFVIFIFSFEWKKGLFMKIVRYISNTSYDIYLSQAGILYLYTQYYIGRYVHVDNLSFGVNAFAVTLIGSIALNEIKKLL, encoded by the coding sequence ATGGATGTAATAAGAGCACTTGCTATAGTTGCAGTAATAGTATTACATGTTTCTGCAACTATATTGTATAGGAGCACACCTTATTCTACCACTTACAATGCTAACTTTATATTGAATCAGTTTTCAAGATTCTGTGTTCCTGCATTTATAATTATTTCTGGAATGGGACTCACTATAAGTTATAAAGAAGGATGTGGCTATTTTAAATTTATAATTAGAAGATTTTTAAAAATAGTACCACAGTATATAGTGTGGTGCTTACTATATATAATAATTATAACTAAGGATTTTAATATACATACTGATTTAAACAACATAGTATATGGAAATGTATTTTATCACTTTTATTTTGTACCTTTAATTATTGAATTTTACATAATATTTCCTTTTATATACAAATTCATGGAAAAAAAGTGGTGGCTATTACTTAGTTTTTTAATGACATCATTTTTTATTGTATATACCTATTACTTTAAAATAGTGACTCCAGATCAGTGGTTTTGGAATAAAAAAAATTTATTTTACTGGATCTTTTATTTCTCATTAGGAGGATATATGGGGAAAAATCTAGATAATATATCCCAGAAATTAAAAGAAATTAGGCCTATAGTGTGTGTTATGTTTTTACTTTCAATTTTTACACTGTTGTATAGTTTTATAACGGGGAATCAGTACGGCAAAAGTATAGACTATATTACAACTTTTCAGCGTCCCTCAGTAATTTTTTATTCTACATTTTTTGTAATTTTTATATTCAGTTTTGAATGGAAGAAAGGATTGTTTATGAAAATTGTAAGGTATATATCCAATACTTCTTATGATATTTATTTATCACAGGCAGGTATACTATATTTGTATACTCAATATTATATAGGAAGATATGTGCATGTGGATAATTTAAGCTTTGGGGTAAATGCTTTTGCAGTTACATTGATAGGGTCTATAGCACTCAATGAGATAAAAAAACTTTTATGA